A genomic window from Streptomyces sp. WMMC940 includes:
- a CDS encoding FAD-binding oxidoreductase gives MVRWSDGERTGSDGEGMRALGRRGVLGAGIAAGMGLAVGSRSAGASAAPPRAVPAPRAAGAPRAGDWTALARGLDGSLVRPGDRDYDAARKLFNPRFDGLRPAAVAYCARPEDVRGCLEFAQRHRVPVAVRSGGHSYAGWSSGPGLVVDVQRMAGVSLSGTTATIGAGAKLIDVYARLTARGRTVPAGSCPTVGVSGLALGGGIGVVSRAYGLTSDSVVGVRIVTADGRIRTVDAAHDPDLFWALRGGGNARFGVVTELRMRTHAAPQCTTFFLSWPWSRAAAVVREWQKWAPTAPEGIWANLHLSAPVGGRPGSVRVGGLALTGRGDLENRLDRLADAVGAPAPSVSVRTRPFMDAMKVMGGVSGFTIAQSHQKGTLPGRNPQGRVARESYAARSDFYTRRIPADGVRALLGRVERLAALTGGGAGSVALDALGGAVGRVGPAATAFVHRDALFLAQYIVSWPDDAAAATVDRHQAWLDGTHAAMRPWASGRAYQNYTDPKLRDWRRAYFGANAERLARVKAAYDPGRLFRHPQSF, from the coding sequence GTGGTGCGGTGGAGCGACGGGGAGCGGACGGGCTCGGACGGCGAGGGGATGCGGGCGCTGGGCCGGCGCGGCGTCCTGGGGGCGGGGATCGCCGCCGGGATGGGGCTGGCGGTGGGCAGTCGGTCGGCGGGGGCGTCCGCCGCGCCCCCGCGCGCGGTCCCTGCTCCCCGGGCGGCCGGGGCGCCTCGCGCCGGGGACTGGACGGCGCTGGCCCGTGGGCTCGACGGGTCTCTCGTACGGCCCGGCGACCGTGACTACGACGCCGCCCGCAAGCTGTTCAACCCCCGCTTCGACGGGCTGCGGCCGGCCGCGGTCGCGTACTGCGCCCGGCCGGAGGACGTCCGCGGCTGCCTGGAGTTCGCGCAGCGTCACCGGGTGCCGGTCGCGGTGCGCAGCGGCGGCCACTCCTACGCGGGATGGTCCTCGGGGCCGGGCCTCGTCGTGGACGTCCAGCGCATGGCCGGCGTCTCGCTGTCGGGGACGACCGCGACGATCGGCGCGGGGGCCAAACTCATCGACGTGTACGCCCGGTTGACGGCTCGCGGGCGGACCGTGCCCGCGGGGTCCTGTCCCACCGTGGGGGTGTCGGGGCTGGCGCTGGGCGGCGGTATCGGTGTGGTCAGCCGTGCGTACGGCCTGACCAGCGACAGTGTCGTCGGCGTCCGGATCGTCACCGCCGACGGGCGGATACGCACGGTGGACGCCGCGCACGACCCGGACCTGTTCTGGGCCCTGCGCGGGGGTGGCAACGCCCGCTTCGGCGTGGTCACCGAGCTGCGGATGCGCACCCACGCGGCGCCGCAGTGCACCACGTTCTTCCTGAGCTGGCCGTGGTCGCGGGCCGCCGCCGTGGTGCGCGAGTGGCAGAAGTGGGCGCCCACGGCGCCGGAGGGTATCTGGGCGAATCTGCATCTCTCCGCTCCGGTGGGCGGCAGGCCCGGGTCGGTGCGGGTCGGGGGCCTGGCGCTCACGGGCCGCGGCGACCTGGAGAACCGGCTCGACCGGCTGGCCGACGCCGTCGGCGCGCCGGCGCCGTCGGTGTCGGTGCGCACCCGCCCCTTCATGGACGCCATGAAGGTGATGGGCGGCGTGTCGGGCTTCACCATCGCCCAGTCACATCAGAAGGGCACACTGCCCGGCCGCAACCCGCAGGGACGCGTGGCGCGGGAATCGTACGCCGCACGCTCGGACTTCTACACCAGGCGCATCCCGGCGGACGGGGTCAGGGCGCTGCTCGGCCGGGTGGAGCGGCTGGCCGCTCTCACCGGGGGCGGCGCGGGCAGTGTCGCGCTCGACGCGCTGGGCGGCGCGGTGGGACGGGTCGGGCCGGCCGCCACGGCCTTCGTCCATCGCGACGCGCTGTTCCTGGCGCAGTACATCGTGTCCTGGCCGGACGACGCGGCCGCCGCCACGGTCGACCGCCATCAGGCATGGCTCGACGGCACGCACGC